The window GTCCTTTTTTAACTAATTCTAAAGTATTTTCTGATTTTCCAATGCCACTATCACCTTTAATTAAAACTCCCAAACCATAAATATTAATTAACGATGCATGAACCATTTCCATTGGTGCTAAACGATTATCAATGTAACTAACAATAATATTATAAAAATCATTAGAAGAATAATTAGCCTCAATAACAGGAAAATTTATTTCTTTAGCATATTCTACTAATACCGGCTCATTAAAACGAATACTAGTAAAAATCGCTGGAACATCTTGATTAATAAGTTTCTCATAACGAGCCTTGCGCTCTGATGCAGGTAACTTATTAATATATTCATTCTCTTTACCACCTAATAAAACAATCCGATGTTTACGACTAGTTTCATCAGAAATAAAACCTGCTAATTCTAACCCCGCACGATTAATGCCCCCAATTTCAATTTCTCGTTCCAATACTTGTTCATCACCAGATAATAACGATAAATTAAATTTTTCCACAACTTCTCGTAAAGTTAATACTTTTTTATTCATAATAACATCACCTATCATTTCATATAATTTAATGTTTTCTATTAAATATAATATCACAAAATTGATAAAGAACACACTCAAATAAGTTTTAATTTTAATAATACAAAATATGGTATTATGAAATCAATTAAGAGAAGCATAGTCTAATAACTGTGTGTGATTTACATCATCACTGAACTAGAACCACCAAATAAAATAATTTCACTTTTCTGACAAGCAACAAGATTAATAATAGTAATGAATAGAAGCAAATTTGCTCCTAATCAAGAAAATATTTTTTTCATCACAATGACTAAATACCCCATTCATAACCTTAATTATCATAATAAATAACAAGGTAATAATAACAAAAAAAGCATAATTACAATAATTCTTAAAAAATTACCGTTTAAAAGTTAGAAGAATCTTTTTTAATTTTATTTAAAATATCTTCAATTTTTCTACTTTCACTTAATGATTGGTCATAAACAAAAATTAATTGCGGAACTTTATAAATCGTTAACTGTTGACCTAATTTTTTTCGGATTAATCACAAATTTTGTTTTATCGCTAATTCAATAATCGGCTTTTGTTCTTGGAAAACCAAAGAATCATAATATACTTTAGCAATTGTGCGATCATTATTTAATTTTACTTCCGTAATTATTAATTTTTGCAAAACTTCATTCTCATCTTTAATTTCTTTTTGCAAAATATTTGTTAGCAAGCGTTGAATTGTAGTTTGCAATCGTTGAAACTTAACATTTACCATTACTTAATTTCCTTCAATAAATAAGATTCAATAACATCATTTTCTTTTATATCATTAAAGTTTTTAATAGTTAACCCACATTCTGTTCCTTGTCGTGATTCTTTAATATCTTCTTTTTGATGTTTTAAAGATGATAAATCACCATCATAAATAACAATACCATCTCGTAAAATCTTTACTTTACTTTGACGACTAATAACACCTTCAATAACCATACATCCCGCAATGACACCAACCTTAGAATAATGAAATAATTGGCACACAGCAGCTTGTCCTAAAACAATCTCTTCAAACTTCGGATCTAATAAACCTCTTGCTGCTTGTTGCAATTCTTCAATTACTTTATAAATAACATTATGAAGATGAATCTCAATGCCTTCATCTAATGCCAATTTTCGCACAACAGAATTAGGTCGCACATTAAAACCATAAACTAAAGCTTTTGAAGCAACAGCTAAGATAATATCTGATTCACTAATTGTTCCAACTGAAGAACGAATAATTCTAATACTAATATCATCAATTTTAATTTTACTTAATGACTGTTTTAAAGCTTCTAAACTTCCCTGAGTATCAGTTTTTAAAAAAATATCAATATGTTTCAAATTACCAGTTGCAATTTCATCAGATAAATTTTCTAAATTTAAAGTTTTAGTTTTTCTTCGCTCATTAATTTCATCTTGTGTTTTTCTTGATAACGCTACTTCACGAGCCAACTTATCATCACCAAACACCATAAATGGATCACCAGCCTTAGGAACAAAATCTAAGCCATGAATTTCAATTGGCATTGAAGGTGTTGCTTCCTTAATAGCTACATTACGATCATTTTTCATATCACGAACCCGACCAAAAGAAACTCCTGCTACCAAAGCATCTTTAATTTTTAAAGTTCCATTTTGAACTAACAATGTACAAACAGGACCAACATTACGATCTAAATGCGCCTCAATAACTGTTCCACTAGCAAAACGACTTGGATTAGCTTGTAAAGTTTGCATTTCGGCTAATAATAAAATTACATCTAACAATTCATCAATTCCTGCACCAGTTAAAGCACTGCCTTTAACAAAAATTGTATCACCACTTCACTCTTCGGAAATTAAATCTAAAGTTGCTAAATCTTTCATAATTAATTCCACATTAGCAGACGGCAAATCCATCTTATTAACAAAAACAATAATTGGCACATTAGCAGCTTTAGCATGATCAATTGCTTCTTTAGTTTGTGGCATAACACCATCATTGCTAGCAACAACTAAAACAACAATATCAGTAACTTTAGCACCCCGAGCACGCATTTGCGTAAATGCTTCATGTCCTGGCGTATCCAAAAAAGTAATAATTTTATTATCTTTTGTTTTAATTTGATAAGCACCAATATGTTGCGTTATACCACCAAATTCTTTCTCAGTAATTTTAGATTTTCTAATATTATCTAACAAAGTTGTTTTACCATGATCAACATGCCCCATAATGGTAACAACTGGCGGTCGTTCTTTTAAATCATTAATATCATCAATAATATCTAAATTTTCTAACAAATTTTGATGCGTAATAACAGTTTCCTTTTTAAAATCTAAACCAAATTCTAAACATAACTCACCAATTAATTCTTCATTCAAAAAATGATTTTGCGTTAACATTTGTTCTTTATTAAAAAAATATTTAATAATTTTCACAACAGGAATATTTGTTTTTTTAGAAAACTCAATAATTGATAATGGTTCACTAAAAATAAAAATCCCATTATCAAGATGTGAGTCACTTCCTGTTTTTAATTGATTTTTAATAACTGTTGTTTGTTTTTTTCTTTGATTACTTTTTTTCATACAATCACCACCCCTAATTAATTACTATGCTCCCGTTCTTTTACAACTTTGATTAATAATAAATAAATATTATCAACAATTTGTGTTTTAAAAATCTTTTCTAATAATTGTTTTTTTTGCATTTTTTCAATAATAGCAACTTCTCGCTTAACATAAGCACCTTTACCAGCAAGACAATAATTTAAATCAACCAAAACTTGTCCTTGTTTTGTCTTAACAACTCTTATTAACTCACTTCGTAAAACAACAACTTTTGTAACGATGCATTGCCGATATACTAATTTTTGTTTTGCCACCAATAATTTTTTCCTTTATTTAATCTTTATCTAATTCATCACTATCTAATTCAGTATTAATATTATCAACATTATCTTGCGCTAATTGTTTTTCTTCATTAACAATATTATCTATTTCTTCAATACTTGTTTCTAACCCTACAACCAAATTATCTTTCTTGATTTTAAATTGATGTTTATTTTGTAACTCTTGCATTTGCTGTTCCGATAAATTACCATTTCATTTAAAAATAATATTTTGATTTAAAGCATCACTGAAAGAAATAATATTAATTTTTCATTTTGTTAATTTTGCTGTTAATTTTGCTGTTATGCCTTTTTTACCAATAGCTAATGAATAATGCTCATCAGCAACGATAATATTAGCTTCATTAGTTTGTTCATCTAAACTAATAGAAATCGCTTTAGCTGGCGATAAAGCATTAATAATAAATGTTTTTATTTCCGCATCTCACTTAATAAGATCAATTTTTTCATCATTCAATTCATCCATAATACTTTGAATTCTTTTTCCTTTATTACCAACACAAGCACCAATCGGATCAATAGTTGGGTCATTACAAAATACTGCAACTTTTGATCTTTGTCCGGCAATTCTTGCAATGACTTTAATTTCAATTATTCCTTCATAAATTTCTGGAACTTCAATTTCTAATAATCTTTTTAAAAATCCTGGATGAGTTCTTGAAGCTAAAATTTGTCCAAAATTTTTCGTTTTATTAACATCCTCAACATAAAACTTTACTTTATCACCTAAATAAAATTTCTCTGTGGGAATAATATTTTTTTTAGGTAAAATTGCAAAAGTACGATCAACAATTTTTAATAAATAATAGTTTTCTTCAATATTATCAATTGTGCCAATTAAAATATCATCTTTCTTAGAAATATATTTTTCATAGACAACTTCTTTTTCTGCTTCTCTTAAATGTTGTTTTAAAATTTGTGCTACTTGTAATGCCACTAAACGAGAAAATTCATCAGTATCAACAGGTTCATAATATATATTATCAATTGTTAAATTTTTCTCTAAATTTTTAACATCATCTAATAAAATTTCAGCAAACTCATCTTCAATTTTACTAACAATCTTTAATAAGCGATAAACTTTAATTTGACCAGTTTGTTCATCAAAATCTACTTTTATTAAGGCTTGTGGGTCTAAATATTTTTCATAAGCTTTTATTATTCCTTCTTTAATAGCCTCAATAATTAAACTGCGATCAATTTTCTTTTCTTCCACCAAAAGATCAATTGCTTTTAAAATTTCTATTCCATCAATCATCTTATTTTACTCCTTCTAACACTATTATTGTCAACATTTTAATTATGACTTTTAAATTAGATGAAGGTGAGGATTTCCTCACCTTCATCTGCCCTAATTACTTGTTAATTATATAATGTTTTGACTACTATTACAAGAACTAAATTAATCATGGACGCGTAAAGTTTTGTTAGGTGGAGAAATATTTGATTAATTTTGAAAGAAAAGTAACTACAATTTAATTATCGTTTTATTTGAAAAATAAGTAATAAAACAAAATATTTAATATTAACAAACATAATCTTAATAAAAGGTTATAAAAACTAAGTACAATGCTTATAAAAACAACATTAAAATAATTTTTTACAACAAAAATCATACATAAGAAATATATACTTAATGACTGCATAAAGAAATCGTTTGGTGAGAATTTTAAAAAAACTACTAAGAAAAAGACTGAGATAAAATCAGTCTTTTTTAATTAGGTTAAAATTGTCGTTAACCTTGCTTAGTTTAAGAAAATAATAGCAAAACCAACTAAATAAAACTCTCCTACTTGGAATGTCGTTAAACCAAGCAAGCGAGGATAAACAAGATAGGGGGGTGGCCGTACCGCTACGACACAATGAGGGCAATTCTTTTAAGCAATATAAAAGAGTTATCGTGGTTTGGGGATAAATCTTTAACCTGCAATGGTTAAAGGGTAAGTGTTCCACAATAAAAAAATTTAGAAATCTTACTATTTATAAGGAGGTTTTGCGAGTGTCTTTAAAAGAACTCTGTCAAAAAAAATTAAAAATTAAAGTAAAAAATAAATCAACACTGATTAACAAATGTCAGTGTTATATCAATGATTATTTTACAAAATTAACCAAAAACAGAAAAGGTGGTTGATATTATAAAAAATATGCTCGGCATTGTTTAGCAAGGTTAGAATTTATTAATAAACAAAAAATAAATGCTAAACTTTGATTTTTAACTTTGCAATGCCAAAATAATCACCAAATTATTAAAAAATTAATTTTTGAACAAAATAAATGGAAAATTATTAATATCAAAAATTAGTAAAAATGTATATATAGATGTAAGAAGTTTAACAAAGTGGTCAAGCTGGAACACTAAAAAATAAACGAAGTGGGTGGATATTTGTAAGGTTAATCAACTAATTAAATTAGTACTACATGGGGCAGAAGAGTAGTCGCAAGTGATTAACAAAACCAATGCCTAAGAAAAACTATGCCTAAAAGAGAAAAAACAATAAAGTTATCTAACAAATAATTAGTGAAAAACAAAAAAATAAATGAAGAAAAGAAAATATATATGCTTGAAAATAATATTAAAAATACGATTAGCGATTTAATTAACGAAATTAAAACAACAACAGAAAATAATTTAAGTAATTTAGAACAAATTATGGAAGCTTTAATTGATAAAGTTAACAATATTGAAAATATTTTAAATCAAATAAGATAAAAAAAATTAAACCAACTATTTATTAAAATTAGTTGGTTTTTTATTTCTGATAAATAAAAAAAGAAAGGAGATGAAAAAATATGTCTGAAAATACTTTTATTAAATGCAAAAAATGTGAAACACCAAAGCAGTTTCACAAAATTAACCATCGTGAAAAAACAGAATGATTTGAAGATGTTTATTATACTGAATATTAAAATTTTAGTTTTTTAAAACTTAATATTTTATAAAATAGACGACGATTGTAAATATTTATGATACAGCAATAATTATTTTTTTTCGAAAAATAATTATATTGGAAATGAGGGTTTTAAATAATGAATATAACAGAATCAATTAAATTTGACAAACTACAAGAAGAAAACGAAACACTTAAAAAAAGGGGACTGTACAATTAACTGTGTCTCTAAGTAATTAACTTAAATTCACTCTGTCCTCAAATTTTATCATTAAATGTGGGACTGTACAATTAACTGTGTCTCTAAGTAATTAACTTAAATTCACTCTGTCCTCAAATTTTATCATTAAATGTGAAATTGCACTACCCCAATTTTGAATTGGCATCGTTCATTTCTTAACCATATTTTGAAATGCTAAATAAAATATTTTAAAAACTGATGCGTCATTAGGAAAAATCTTTTTATTCTTAATGACTTTTCTTAATTGACTATTAACAGATTCAATCGCATTAGTTGTGTAAATAATTCTTCTAAATTCCTGAGGATATTCAAGAAAAATTATTAAATTATTTCAGTTATTTTTTCATGATTTAGTAATTTGTGGATACTTTTTATTTCATTTTTCTGAAAAATGATCTAAAGCAATTAACGCTATTTCTTCATTAATTGCTGTATAAATTGATTTTAAATCATTAGCTACAAGTTTGCGATCTTTGTAAGGAACAAATTTTAAACTATTGCGAATTTGATGAACAATGCATAATTGATGCTGTGTTTTTGGGAAAACAGCTTCTATTGCATCAGACATCCCAGTTAAATTATCACTACAAGCAACAAGAATATCTTGTAACCCACGATTTTTCATTTCCGTAAGATTATTAAGTCAAAATTTGGCTCCCTCATTCTCACTAATTCACATTCCTAAAATATCTTTTAAACCATCTAAATTAATTCCTAAGGCAAGATAAACTGCTTTATTTATTATTCGTTTATCTTGCTTTACTTTAACAACAATACAATCAAAATAAACAATCGGATAAATCTTCTCTAAAGGTTTAGTTTGTCACATTTTAACTTCTTCAATAACATCATCAGTTATTTGACTAATTAAACTTTCTGAAATTTCTGCTCCGTGATAGAATTCTTGCAATTGTGCTTTGATATCAGAAATTGTCATTCCTCTTGCATATAAAGAAATTACTTTTTGATCAAAGTTATCAAATCTTCTTTGTCTTTTTGGAATAATTACTGGTTCAAAAGTACTATTTCGATCTCTTGGTACATCAATTGCGATTGAACCATTTTTAGTAATAATGGTTTTTTGTGTGTTGCCATTTCTTTTATTATGATTCTCATCAGTTTCAAGATAATCTTTAATTTCCGTATTTAACATTCGTTCAGTTAATTTTTTGGTAAATTCCTGAAAAATAGTATTGCCTTTAAATAAATCTTGTGGATTATCAATATTTTCTAAAAAATAATCAACAACTTTATCAATTGCGTCAGGTTCTTTTTTTATTTTTTTTGTCATTTTCTGCTCTCCTTCTTTTAAGTATAATTCAGAATGAATTATCGAGACACAGAATTTTGGACAGGCTCTTAAATGTGAAATTGCACTACCCCGATTTTGAATTGGCATCGTTCATTTCTTAACCATATTTTGAAATGCTAAATAAAATATTTTAAAAACTGATGCATCATTAGGAAAAATCTTTTTATTCTTAATGACTTTTCTTAGTTGACTATTAACAGATTCAATCGCATTAGTTGTGTAAATAATCCTTCTAAATTCTTGAGGATATTCAAGAAAAATTATTAAATTATTTCAGTTATTTTTTCATGATTTAGTAATTTGTGGATACTTTTTATTTCATTTTTCTGAAAAATGATCTAAAGCAACTAGCGCTATTTCTTCATTAATTGCTGT is drawn from Spiroplasma endosymbiont of Clivina fossor and contains these coding sequences:
- a CDS encoding IS256 family transposase: MTKKIKKEPDAIDKVVDYFLENIDNPQDLFKGNTIFQEFTKKLTERMLNTEIKDYLETDENHNKRNGNTQKTIITKNGSIAIDVPRDRNSTFEPVIIPKRQRRFDNFDQKVISLYARGMTISDIKAQLQEFYHGAEISESLISQITDDVIEEVKMWQTKPLEKIYPIVYFDCIVVKVKQDKRIINKAVYLALGINLDGLKDILGMWISENEGAKFWLNNLTEMKNRGLQDILVACSDNLTGMSDAIEAVFPKTQHQLCIVHQIRNSLKFVPYKDRKLVANDLKSIYTAINEEIALIALDHFSEKWNKKYPQITKSWKNNWNNLIIFLEYPQEFRRIIYTTNAIESVNSQLRKVIKNKKIFPNDASVFKIFYLAFQNMVKKWTMPIQNWGSAISHLMIKFEDRVNLS
- a CDS encoding YlxR family protein, coding for MAKQKLVYRQCIVTKVVVLRSELIRVVKTKQGQVLVDLNYCLAGKGAYVKREVAIIEKMQKKQLLEKIFKTQIVDNIYLLLIKVVKEREHSN
- the nusA gene encoding transcription termination factor NusA; translation: MIDGIEILKAIDLLVEEKKIDRSLIIEAIKEGIIKAYEKYLDPQALIKVDFDEQTGQIKVYRLLKIVSKIEDEFAEILLDDVKNLEKNLTIDNIYYEPVDTDEFSRLVALQVAQILKQHLREAEKEVVYEKYISKKDDILIGTIDNIEENYYLLKIVDRTFAILPKKNIIPTEKFYLGDKVKFYVEDVNKTKNFGQILASRTHPGFLKRLLEIEVPEIYEGIIEIKVIARIAGQRSKVAVFCNDPTIDPIGACVGNKGKRIQSIMDELNDEKIDLIKWDAEIKTFIINALSPAKAISISLDEQTNEANIIVADEHYSLAIGKKGITAKLTAKLTKWKINIISFSDALNQNIIFKWNGNLSEQQMQELQNKHQFKIKKDNLVVGLETSIEEIDNIVNEEKQLAQDNVDNINTELDSDELDKD
- the hprK gene encoding HPr(Ser) kinase/phosphatase translates to MNKKVLTLREVVEKFNLSLLSGDEQVLEREIEIGGINRAGLELAGFISDETSRKHRIVLLGGKENEYINKLPASERKARYEKLINQDVPAIFTSIRFNEPVLVEYAKEINFPVIEANYSSNDFYNIIVSYIDNRLAPMEMVHASLINIYGLGVLIKGDSGIGKSENTLELVKKGHLFVGDDAIVLQRYVNKVIGRSDEKLKHHIEIRGIGILNLTKMYGSRTTLEVTDVDIIVNLKLADSEYFANLNRVQTEIDREEIFGIKIPAITIPVTLGRNISELIEAAVINIKLHNEGINSSELFINRIDSELKT
- the infB gene encoding translation initiation factor IF-2, translating into MKKSNQRKKQTTVIKNQLKTGSDSHLDNGIFIFSEPLSIIEFSKKTNIPVVKIIKYFFNKEQMLTQNHFLNEELIGELCLEFGLDFKKETVITHQNLLENLDIIDDINDLKERPPVVTIMGHVDHGKTTLLDNIRKSKITEKEFGGITQHIGAYQIKTKDNKIITFLDTPGHEAFTQMRARGAKVTDIVVLVVASNDGVMPQTKEAIDHAKAANVPIIVFVNKMDLPSANVELIMKDLATLDLISEEWSGDTIFVKGSALTGAGIDELLDVILLLAEMQTLQANPSRFASGTVIEAHLDRNVGPVCTLLVQNGTLKIKDALVAGVSFGRVRDMKNDRNVAIKEATPSMPIEIHGLDFVPKAGDPFMVFGDDKLAREVALSRKTQDEINERRKTKTLNLENLSDEIATGNLKHIDIFLKTDTQGSLEALKQSLSKIKIDDISIRIIRSSVGTISESDIILAVASKALVYGFNVRPNSVVRKLALDEGIEIHLHNVIYKVIEELQQAARGLLDPKFEEIVLGQAAVCQLFHYSKVGVIAGCMVIEGVISRQSKVKILRDGIVIYDGDLSSLKHQKEDIKESRQGTECGLTIKNFNDIKENDVIESYLLKEIK
- the rbfA gene encoding 30S ribosome-binding factor RbfA yields the protein MVNVKFQRLQTTIQRLLTNILQKEIKDENEVLQKLIITEVKLNNDRTIAKVYYDSLVFQEQKPIIELAIKQNLWLIRKKLGQQLTIYKVPQLIFVYDQSLSESRKIEDILNKIKKDSSNF